Sequence from the Segatella copri genome:
AGATGGGAAGGGATACTGCAGCAGGCGCACGTAATCATCGTAGATGTCCACATCGGTGAACACCTCTTTCAGGGCGGTGTTGAGAATCTCTCCGGTCTGGATTACCTGTCCGATTCCATTGCTCTGCTGACCCTTGATGATGTCCTTTTCGGTCTTCGGATCTTTGCGGTAAATATGCTGTGAAACCGTCTCGTCGATGCTGACAGGCAGGGTGAGCTTTCCGTTGTATGGAGAGGTTTCTACCTGGTCGAGGAGATACTGGCGGCGCTGGAAGAACTTGCTTTCGAGCTGTTCTTTCTTCAGGTCGTTGAGCGCGAGCGTAATCTTCTGATACTTATCATATTGCACATAGTCGTGATTGCTCAGATCGCTCTTCTTCTTGGCAGCAATCACGCGCCGCATCAGTTCTACGGCAGGATTATCCTTACGTTTGTAGCGGCCTTTTTTCGATTTTACCACCACTTCGGTAAGTTTGTGAGTATCGTCTTTCAGTTTGATTTCCAGAAAGTTGGTCTTTTCGTCAACCTTCACCGATGTGCTCTTGTAGCTCAGTGCGCTTACGGTGAGCATGAGTCCCGGCTTCTTGTCAATGGTAAACTTACCTTCTCCGTTGCTTGAAACTGCGATTTTATGTCCTTTGTATTGCACGCTTGCATACGGTACGGCAAAACCGTCGTCATCGATGACACGGCCTGTTATCTTCTGCTGAGCCATCATCTGAAGTGTAGAAATCATCAGAAGGATGACTGTAAAATACAACTTTTTAATACCTTTCATTTTTTATACCTTATTATATATAGGGGCTCTCCGCCCATGATTTAATCTTTTCAGGATGCAAAGTTATAACATTATTCGTAAATAGACGCAAAAACCTATTCATTATTTCAGTTTTTTATGAGATTTTCAGAAAAAGGCTTCCATGCAGTTCCTTCTGCAGCCTGTTCTTGCTCTTCGCCGTGCGAGCCTGAGTGGTATAAATCCCCTTCATATTGCTCTATTTCACCTTTTTATCTGTCAATATCTGATGAAATTCAGAAAAATAACAGAAAACTATTTGGTTAATTTAATTTTTTAGCGTAATTTTGCACACTGAAATTTAAAGAAGAAACGCCCTTCTGCGGGCTTATTAAACATAAAGAGAATGAATAACAAGGGAAATCTTACCGACGAGCGGCCCCCTTTGCTGCCCGTCATCATAGGCACCGGTTTCGGCAGTGGCTTCTGGCCTTGGGGACCGGGAACGGCTGGCTCTGTATTGGCAACCCTCATCTGGGCAGCCCTGGCTTACGGACTCGGTATTACGGGCGAGAGTCTGCAGAGTATCACCTTCTTTCTCGTCATTGTTTCCACTATTCTGGGCACTTGGGCAACAGCGCAGTTGCAGCCTTACTGGGGTGAGGATCCCAGCCGTGTGGTCATCGACGAGATGGCTGGCGTGTGGATTCCCCTGTCGTTGCTGACCCCGCTTACTGCTCAGGGCGAAGTGAAAGATGCCTGGTGGTGGGCATTGGTGGCACTTGTTCTCTTTCGCTTCTTTGATATGGTGAAACCGCTGGGCATCAAGAAACTGGATAACAGGCAAGGCGCCTTCTACGTGATGGCTGATGATCTGCTGGGCGGCCTCTATGCAGCCGTTTCTTTAGTCATCATCAAAATCATACTGGTTTCGGCTGGAATCATCTAGTCTGACATTTCTTAAAGAAACAAATTCTTAAAGAAACAAATTCTTAAGCAGACATTTCTTAAACAGACATTTCTTAAACAGGCAATAAAAAATAGATTAAAATATGAATTATAGAGATTTCTTACAAAAAGTTATCTATGCCATCATCAATCCACTTATCAAGGCGATGATAGCAGTAGGTATTACTCCTAACATTGTCACCTTCGTAGGATTCCTGGGCAATATCGTGGCAGCCGGTTTCTTCCTCGATGCTGCATGGATGCTCGGAACTGAACAGGCTGATTATGCATCTTGCATGGTTACTGTAGGATGGGGTGGATTCATCATCCTCGCAGCCGGTCTTTTCGATATGATGGATGGCCGTCTGGCTCGTATGAGCGGCAAGAGCAGTCTCTTCGGTGCACTCTGGGATTCTACACTCGACCGCTACAGCGAACTGGTAAGTCTCTTTGGCATCTGCCTCATCTTCGTACGTATGCAGGGCGATATGATCTGGTTCTGGATGAGCGTAGTCACCTTTGCAGCGATGATCGGTTCTGTGATGGTAAGTTATGTCCGTGCCCGTGCCGAGGGTTTGGATATTGAGTGCAAGGTAGGTTTCATGCAGCGTCCTGAGCGCGTTGTCGTTACCGCTGCTACTGCGATGATTACCGGCTTTACAGGCAATATCTGGTGGCTGGCTGGCGGAATGATTCTGATTGCCGTTCTGGCAAACATCACCGCTTTCTGGCGCATCTGGCATTGTTATGTTGTGATGAACGCTCATAAATAATAAACTCAAGTTCTATCAATAAAAAGTAGAAAAAAGTGTTTAGTATCTATCTGATTATCCTCCTGGCGGTACTCGCAGCCTGGAAGAAGACACGCCGTTTTGCCTTCTATTTTCTGCCTTGGTTCCTCTTTGGAATCATCTACGATTCGATGCGCCTTTATCCTAACTATATGGTGAACGATATTGACGTGGCGAATCTCTATCATGCAGAAAAGTCGCTCTTCGGCATTGCTGCTTCATCCAGCGCAGAACTGCAGGCTGTAGCCGACCATAGCCAGCTGATGATTCCGGGCGAATACTTCAAGGTTCACCATTGCGGTTTTGCTGATTTCTGGGCAGGCATCTTCTATCTCTGCTGGGTTCCGGTGCCTATCGCCTTTGCCCTTTATCTGTATCTTACGAAACAGCTTAACTGGTTCAAGCGTTTCTCCTGGGCTTTCCTGCTGGTGAATGTCATCGGCTTCATCGGCTATTACATCTATCCGGCTGCTCCGCCCTGGTATGCGATGAACTATGGCTTCAAGGCTGTGCTCAATACACCGGGCAATGTGGCTGGTCTGGGCAGATGGGACGCAATGACCGGACTGCACGTGTTCCACGGACTCTATGGCAAGAATGCCAATGTCTTTGCTGCCGTGCCGAGTCTGCATGCTGCCTATATGTTCCTCACTACGATTTATGCTGTGATGAGCCGTAAACGCTGGTATACGGTGGTGCTCTTCGCCTGCATCTGTCTGGGAATCTGGTGGACGGCAGTCTATTCCGGTCATCATTATATCATCGATGTCATGTTGGGTATTCTTACTACGATAGTAGGCGTACTGCTTATGGAATCCAAGAGAATATGGGCAAGATTAAAGAAGAACTCGTAACCTTCGGCAAGGCAGAACTGACTGCCTCCTGCGCCTCTGTGATAGACTTCGGACTGGCATTCTTCCTCTCAGATATCATCGGCATTTATTACGGACTTGCCAATGCGCTGGGAGTGATAAGTGGCGGCATTACCAACTGCATACTGAATTACCGTTATGTGTTCGGCGATTCCAAGAGCAAGAAAAAGAGTGTCGCCTGGCGCTATTTTATCATCTGGGGCATCAGCTGGATGCTCAATTCGGGCGGCACTATCGCCCTGACCGAATTTCTGAATGCGCACGAACATATTCAGCTGCATTATATGATTCCGAAGAGTATTGTATCTCTGCTGGTAGCGATATTCGTCAACTATCCCGGACAGAAGAAATTTGTTTTTAAGCAGTAATAACCATATCAGATGGGGGCAGTATTCAGTATGTGCCCTCATCTTTTTTTGTATCCTGGCAGGTAATCTGTTGACATCGGGACATAAAAAAAGAGTTTGGATTGTCTCCCGACATTCCAAACCCACACTTGTTTCTAACTAACTTATTATCAACTATTCATTACTTTTCAGGTTGCAAAATTACGAGTTTTTTTCTTATAAAATAATTTTTTTCAGAAAAATAATAACGTAAACGTTTGCGTTTTCGAAAGAAATTGTTATCTTTGCAGAGAATTCACTAACTTTGCTGTCGGAAAGACAAAATATGCAGAATATGTGAATACAAAATGTATATCGATAATAAGCATAAACTGAATATGAAACAACGAAGAACATCTTTGAAAGACCTCGCCGACCGACTTGGCGTCAGCATAGCAACTGTATCTAGAGCCTTGCGAAACAGCCATGAAGTGGGTGAGGAGATGACTCAAAAGGTGAAAAGCCTTGCCAAGGAGCTCAATTATCGACCAAACCCCTTTGCACAGAGCCTCAGAAAAGAAGCACCTAGGGTGATTGGTGTAATTGTGCCAAACCTGGTGACTCATTATTATGCTGCCGTGCTGGATGGTATAGAAGATTATGCCGTAAGGAATGGTTATTCGGTGATCAGCGCCAATAGCCACGAGAATACAGAACACGAGAAGAGAGCGGTAGAAAACTTCCTGAATATGCATGTGGAAGGCATCATCGCCTGTCTGGCACAGGATACGGTCGACTATTCTCATTTCGAGCAGTTGCATAAGATGGGAGTTCCACTGGTGTTCTTTGCCCGTTGTTGCTTAGAAGATAAGTTCTCCCAGGTAGTAGGCAATGGTGATGTTGCAGCCCAGGAGGCTACCCAGCATATGATAGATACCGGTTCGCGCCGCATCGCCTTCATCGGCGGTCCAAACCATCTTGATATGGTGCGCCGCAGAAAACACGGTTATCTGGAGGCTCTGAGAGAGAACCGCATCCCTATCGACCGTGACCTCGTAGTCTGCGACAGAATCGATTTCGATGTGGCCCGAAACGCTACCCTCCGTCTCCTCGAAAAGGAGGACAGACCTGATGCCATCCTCGCCTTTAACGATATTATCACCTATGCCGCCTTCGATGCTATCAAGGAAAAAGGGCTTCGCATACCAGAGGATGTTGCTATTATCGGTTTTACCGATGGTGATACTGCTGCCTTCGTTACGCCGAAACTCTCGGCTATCATGGACAAGGCGCACGAACAGGGAACCACAGCCTGCGATCTTCTCATGAGAAGTATCAATGGTGATGAAAAAATCTACAAGAAAGTGGTACCGATGATACTGAAAATACGCGAAAGTTCTGAAAAAAACGACGTGAAATAATTCCTATTTTCATAGAACTGTAAATTAAACCTACGATTATGATGATTAAAAAACAAAACTACTTGAAACATGCCATCGTGCTATTTCTGCTCTTGCTGCTCATGCAGCCGGGTAGAGCATGTGCTGCCTATGAAAACGTAGAATTCAGCAGCCTCACCAATCATGATGGACTTACGAACAGTCAGGTGGGTGCTATCCTCAAGGACACCAGAGGCTACATCTGGTTCGGTACCCAGTCGGGACTGTGCCGCTTTGATGGCTTCCGTATGAAAACTTTCTATTATAGCAACACTGATGATAAGTCGCTGCCTAACAATTCGGTAGATGAACTTCAGCAAGACTATGATGGAAATATCTGGGTGCATACCTCTATGGGTTACAGCATCTATAAATATGATGAAGAGCAGTTTGACCGCAAATCGGAAGAATGGCTCAAAAACATCCACGTGCAGGGACCTCCTTATAAACTCCTGATAGATAAGGATAAGAACATGTGGATAGCTGTCTACGGACAGGGACTCTACTATCATAATGCCAAAATCAAGAATACTTATCTTTTTAAATTTACCAAAAAGGCTCAGCCGGGCTGTCTGAAAGAGGGAAATATCAGTAAAATAACCGAGGTTGACGGCGATGCACTCATTACCTATGCTGATGGTACAATCTGCCGTGTCAACGGACAGAAACAGAAGGTTCTCTGGTACAATTCCTTCCTTGCCACCCATAAAGTAGCCGGTGATAATGGTGCCTATACTTTCTATGATGGTATAGGAGGTTTCTGGGTTTCAGTAAGCAATGCCAATTATGTGTATCAGTCTAAGACCGGGAAATGGACCGATGCCCGTTCTTATCTTACAAACATGGGCATTGCTATTCCTTGCCCAACCCGTATTCTGATGCGTGATATTGCCCGCGATAAGGCAGGCAATCTCTGGGTGGCTTCCGACCATAACGGTCTCTTCTTCGTTGATTTCAAACGCAAAATCTGCCGTCAATATGTTCATTCCGAAGCAAAGGGAAGTATCGTTGACAATTCCCTGCAGAAGGTTTATGTGGATGATGAGGGAGCTATCTGGGTAGGTAGTTACAAGAACGGCGTGGCTTATTATTCGCCTGACGCTCAGAAATTCACAACTATTCCGCTTGGTGATGTGTGTACAATCACGCAGGATCTGAATGGTAATCTCTGGTGCGGAACCAATGATAGCGGTATTGTATGCTACAGTCCGCTTACAGGACAGAGTTGGCGATTCGGACAGGCTGAAACCGGTCTGGCTTCGGATATTATCGTCAGCAGCGTAACCATGAGTGATGGTACGATGTATTTCGGAACCTTCAATGGTGGACTTGCCCAATATAAAAACGGCAGATGGAAGAGTTTTCAGGCAGCTCCAGGCGGACTTGCCAATAACAGCGTCTGGTGTCTTGCTGAAGATCCGTATCATCGCCTGATTATCGGAACCTTGGGCTCAGGCTTCCAGATTTATAATCCTGAAAGTGGTAAGTTTACAACCTACAATATTCAGAACTCAGGCATATCCAGCGATTTTATCAACTCGCTCTTCCTGCCGAATAAAGATGAAATTCTGATAGGTCATTCGCAGAACTATTCTATCTTTAATTTCGGAACCCGAAAGGTAACCAATGTGAATACAACCAAGGACGGACAGCCTTTCCCTAGTCCTTCCCTGAATTACATGATGAAGGATAGCCGAGGCATCTTGTGGATGGCTTCGCCTGCGGGCGTCACCATGTATGATGAGGCTTCAGGACAGTTGGAGTCAATCAATGACCTCAATGGTACGCAGGGTACGGTAGGTTGTATGGTGCTCGAAGATAAGCAGCATAACATCTGGCTGGTTTCTGAATTTATCGTTACCCGTGTTACGCTGACCAAGAACAATCAGGGCAAATGGGACATTACGATGATTAGTTTCACTTCGCTCGATGGCTTGCAGAGCCGCCAGTTTAACCAGCGTTCTGCCTGTCTGATGAGAAATGGAGCCATCGCCATCGGCGGTCAGGATGGTATTAATATCATCAATCCTGCCAAGATCCTTCCTGCCCAGAAACATGCAAAAGTCTTGTTTAGCGGTTTAGTACTCTTCGATCATCCGCTGAAGGCAGGTGAGGAGTTTGAAGGAAGAGTGCCTCTGGCTAAATCGCTTGATACAAACCCAGAACTGGATCTCAGCTATAAGGATAAGGCGTTTACCATACAGCTGGCTTCCGACCAGGTAAGTATTCCGGCACGTTGCCGTTTCCTCTATCGCATGAAGGGACTTGATGACAAATGGATGCTGACACCTGAGGGACGTCCGGAGGCTACCTTTACCAATCTCTCTTCAGGCAGCTATGTTCTGGAGGCAAAGGTGGTGAATGCTGATGGTAGTGTGAGCGATGAGGTGAACACGCTGAAGATTCATATTCACCCGCCTTTCTATCTCTCTATATGGGCGTTCATCGTATATATTATATTAATAGGTGTAGCTTTCTATCTCTATCGTAAACGCATGCTCGAAAAGCAGCGTGTTAAATTCGAACTCCAGAGCAAGGAAGACAGTATCAAGAAGACCAAGGAGTTGAACGAACTCAAACTCAACTTCTTCACCAATGTGAGTCATGAACTCCGTACTCCGCTCACCCTGATTATCTCGCCGCTGGTTAGTATGATCAGAGAAGAAAGAGATGAAAGTAAACGCAGAAAGCTGGAGATGATTCATCGCAATGCTACCCGTTTGCTCAATCTGGTAAATCAGATTCTCGACTTCCGCAAGATAGACCAGAACAAGGAAAAACTTACCCTGTCGCATATCGACATTGTGAGCTTCGTTGACAATATCTGTACTTCGTTCCGTACTTTGGCAAACAGCAAAGTAACGCTTGCCTTCGATTCTACGGTGCCTAGTCTGCAGATGTCGTTTGATGCTGATAAGGTAGGAAAGATCGTGAACAACCTCCTGAGCAATGCCTATAAGTTTACGCCAGATGGAGGATTTATCACCGTTTCTCTGAGTGTTGCACTCCGCCAGCGTGTAGGAGATAAGGATTCGGATATGCTCCGCATCTCAGTATCAGATACTGGCAAGGGCATCAGCGATAAGGAGAAGGAACATGTATTCGAGCGTTTCTATCAGGTTAATGGCACTGAAATGCAGCCGCAGGGCGGTAGCGGAATAGGTTTGAACCTGGTAAAGAAGTTTGCCGAACTGCATGGCGGTAAGGTAGATGTTACAGATAATCCAAGCGGAGGAACCATCTTTATGGTAGACCTTCCGATAGAGAGCAGTACCACCTCCAATTCTACGGCACATCTCGGTTCCTTGCGAGCAGCACCTATCATAACCACGGTGCATCAGGCTACTGATGAGGATCCGGATGCAGGTAAGAACGTTCTCTACGGAATGAGTAAACATGCGCATCAGCCTGGAGAATCGATGATCAAGAAGCCGGTAGTGCTCCTCGTTGACGACAGTGAGGACTTCCGTGAGTTTATGAACGAAGTATTGACAGACTATACGGTTGTTGAGGCTGTCAATGGTCAGGATGCCTGGAACAAGATCATCGACCGTCGTCCTGACATCATCCTGAGCGATGTGATGATGCCTGTGATGGATGGTAACGAACTCTGCCGGATGTGTAAGGACAATGACGAAACAACAGCCATACCTTTCATCATGCTCTCAGCCCGTATGGGAGATGAGCAACGCAAGGAAAGTCTGAAGTGTGGTGCTGACGAGTATATTGCCAAACCATTCGATATTGATATGTTGAATCTCTGTATTCTGAACCTCTTGAAGAAACGCAAGAATGTGAGCACAGATTATGTAATAACAGAGGCTGACCGCAAATTTATTGATGAGGTGAATGCTTATATCCGCGACAATATGAGCAATCCTGAAACATCGGTAGAATCGCTCAGTACTCATCTTAGCATTTCACGCGTACAATTATATAAACGCATGATTTCGCTGACGGGTATTACACCTTCTGAGTATCTCAGAACCAAGCGTATCAAATTTGCAGAGCATCTGCTGCGCTCGGGCGACTTGAACATCAGTGAAATAGCCTATAAGGTGGGATTCAATAATCCGCGTTATTTCACTAAATACTTCCAAGACGCGTATGGCGTTACGCCGTCTCAATATCGTAAGAATCTGTCAGAATCAGAGTAGTTTACGCATCTGATTAACATTTTATACACATACAGATAACATTTGCGCACAAAGATACGGGAATTTTCTCGTATCTTTGCCGCAGATTTTTAAACTTTCCTTTAAACGTATAAAATGAGACTAACTAAAACATTATTGATTTCAGCAGTGCTGCTGATGAGTGCCACAGGCATGCAGGCAGCCGGTTTCAACCAGAATGGTAATTATCTCACTGTTCAGTTGAAGCAACACCAGAATTTTGGTCCTAGTCAGATTCGCCTCCAGGTGGTGAGCGATAAGATTATCCGTGTTCAGGCTACAGCCGAACAGAGTTTCCGTAATAAACAGAGTCTGATTATTGTGCCTCAAAACAGCAAGGCAAAGTATAAGGTGGAAGAGCAGGGAGACAATCTCATCATTACCACTGCAGCTATGCGTGCTGTCATGAATGAGGCTACGGGTCAGATTACCTTCTATGACCTGAAAGACAAAGTCCTTCTCAACGAGGTTGCACAGGGCGGAAAGACTTTCAAGCCGTTCACTGTGCCTGACCGTGAAATCGGTGTAGACATTGCCAAGGTTCCTGAAGCACAGAAGCACGGATGGTCATGGCGTGCGCTCTTCAACTCTCCTGATAACGAGGCGTTCTATGGTCTCGGTCAGCATCAGAGTGAGGAACTCAACATGAAGGGCAAGAACGAAGACCTCTTCCAGTATAATACTAAGGTGAGTGTGCCTTTCGTCATCTCTAATAAAAACTACGGCATTCTCTGGGATTCTTATTCTTATTGCCGTTGGGGTAATCCGGAAGATTATCTCCAGCTCAACCGTGCCTTCAAACTCTATGATAAGGATGGAAAGGAAGGTCAGCTGACAGGTACTTATGTAGACAAGAACGGTAAGAAGATTGTCCGAGGCGAAGATAGCATTTACTTTGAGTATGCAATGCCTGAGACTTCTGAGGTTTGCAACAAGACAGATAATGGCGGCATTCAGAACCTGCCAAAGGGTTTTGCGCTGAATGGTTCCAAGGTGGTGTACGAGGGTTATGTAGAGGCTCCAACCAACAGCTTCTATCAGTTTATCCTCTACTATGCCGGCTATATGAAGATTTATATCGATGGCAAACTGGTTGTGCCTGAGCGCTGGCGTACAGCATGGAATCCGAACTCTTATAAGTTTGAAACTCCTATCAAGAAGGGCGTAAAGACTCCTATCCGCATCGAGTGGCAGCCAGATGGTGATGTTTCTTACTGCGGTCTTCGCGTAGCAGCTCCTCGTTCTGAGGCAGAGAAGAACCAGTTGAGCATCTGGAGCGAAATGTCTCCTGACATGGATTACTACTTCATCGCCGGTCAGAATCTCGATGAGGTGATTTCCGGTTACCGTACGCTTACCGGCAAGGCTTCGCTTTATCCTAAGTGGACCCTCGGTTTCTGGCAGAGCCGTGAGCGCTATCAGAGCAGCAAGGACATTGAGGACAACCTGAAGAAGTTCCGCGACCTGCATATTCCTGTAGACAATATCGTTCAGGACTGGAACTATTGGAAGCTGGATTCATGGGGAAGTCATGAGTTTGAGGCTGCTCGCTATCCAAACCCACAGGCGATGCTCGACAGCGTACATGCGATGAACGGAAGATTCATGATTTCCGTATGGCCTAAGTTCTACGATACAGTCAAGAACTATAAGGAACTCGATAGCAAGGGCTGGATGTATCATCAGGCTATCAAGGATGATATTCACGACTGGCTCGGCTTCCGCGGTTCATTCTATGATGCCTATTCTGACGGTGCCCGCAAGATGTTCTGGCGCCAGATGGACGAGAATCTTTATACCAAGTATAAGTTCGGAATCGATGCATGGTGGATGGATGCATCAGAACCAAACGTTCGCGACTGTACCCCGATGTGGTACCGCAAGGCCCTTTCAGGTCCTACTGCCCTCGGTACATCAACCGAATATTTCAATGCTTACAGCATCGTGAATGCTGATGCTATCTATAACGGACAGCGCAGCGTGAACCCTAACCAGCGTGTCTTCCTCCTGACCCGTTCGGGCTTTGCAGGTGAGCAGCGCTACAGTACGGCTACCTGGTCTGGCGACATTGCTACCCGTTGGGAAGATATGCGCGCCCAGATGACAGCAGGTTTGAACTATTCTATGGCAGGTCTTCCTTTCTGGGGAATGGACCAGGGCGGTTTCTGTGTAGAAAACCGTTATGTGGCTGCCCAGCAGGAATTTGATAAGACTGGTAAGGAGAATGCTGACTTGAAGGAATGGCGCGAGTTGCAGGCGCGTTGGAACCAGTTCGGTTGCTTCGTACCTCTTTATCGTACTCATGGTCAGTGGCCTACCCGTGAGGTCTGGAACATTGCTCCGGCAGATCATCCGGCTTATAAGACCATCGTGGCTTACGATAAACTCCGTTACCGTCTGATGCCTTACCTCTACAGTATGGCGGGTATGGTTCACTTCAAGGACTATACGATGATGCGTGGATTGGTAATGGACTTCAACGGCGATGACAATGTTTACGACATCAAAGACCAGTGGATGTTCGGTCCTGCTCTCATGGCTTGTCCTGTAGGCGAGTATCAGAAGTACAGCCGCAATGTTTATCTTCCTAAGCAGAAGGGCTGGTATGATTTCTATACAGGTAAGCACTATGCCGGTGGACAGACAATCGTTGCCGATGCGCCTTTCGATAAGATTCCAGTCTTTGTTCCAGAGGGTTCTATTCTTCCTGTGGGTCCAGAGATGGAGTGGAGCGATCAGAAAAAGGCTGAGCTCATCGATCTCTATGTCTATGCAGGCAAGGACGGTTCTTATACACTCTATGAGGATGAGGGAACCAACTACAACTACGAGAAGGGTAAGTATGCTATGATAGACTTCAAGTATAATGATGCTCAGAAGACCGTTACTATCGCTGCCCGTAAGGGTGCTTTTGATGGTATGTTACAGAAGCGTCGCTTCAATATCGTACTTGTTTGTGATAAAAACCAGCAGGGTATCAGCCTCGCCAAGGCGCCTAAGGGCAAGATGGTGAAGTATGCTGGTAAGGCAGTTACTGTAAAACTGAAGTAATATGAAGAAGATATTTGCTTTAGCAATCTTTCTATTGGGCGCTCAATCGTTGAGCGCCCGTGATCGCCAGTCTTTTGATAAAGGCTGGCTTTTCACTTTAGCAGATAGTGCCGGAATGTCAAAGTCTGATTATTCAGACCGGCATTGGCGAAGTTTGAATCTTCCTCACGATTGGGCGATAGAGGGCGAT
This genomic interval carries:
- a CDS encoding TIM-barrel domain-containing protein; its protein translation is MRLTKTLLISAVLLMSATGMQAAGFNQNGNYLTVQLKQHQNFGPSQIRLQVVSDKIIRVQATAEQSFRNKQSLIIVPQNSKAKYKVEEQGDNLIITTAAMRAVMNEATGQITFYDLKDKVLLNEVAQGGKTFKPFTVPDREIGVDIAKVPEAQKHGWSWRALFNSPDNEAFYGLGQHQSEELNMKGKNEDLFQYNTKVSVPFVISNKNYGILWDSYSYCRWGNPEDYLQLNRAFKLYDKDGKEGQLTGTYVDKNGKKIVRGEDSIYFEYAMPETSEVCNKTDNGGIQNLPKGFALNGSKVVYEGYVEAPTNSFYQFILYYAGYMKIYIDGKLVVPERWRTAWNPNSYKFETPIKKGVKTPIRIEWQPDGDVSYCGLRVAAPRSEAEKNQLSIWSEMSPDMDYYFIAGQNLDEVISGYRTLTGKASLYPKWTLGFWQSRERYQSSKDIEDNLKKFRDLHIPVDNIVQDWNYWKLDSWGSHEFEAARYPNPQAMLDSVHAMNGRFMISVWPKFYDTVKNYKELDSKGWMYHQAIKDDIHDWLGFRGSFYDAYSDGARKMFWRQMDENLYTKYKFGIDAWWMDASEPNVRDCTPMWYRKALSGPTALGTSTEYFNAYSIVNADAIYNGQRSVNPNQRVFLLTRSGFAGEQRYSTATWSGDIATRWEDMRAQMTAGLNYSMAGLPFWGMDQGGFCVENRYVAAQQEFDKTGKENADLKEWRELQARWNQFGCFVPLYRTHGQWPTREVWNIAPADHPAYKTIVAYDKLRYRLMPYLYSMAGMVHFKDYTMMRGLVMDFNGDDNVYDIKDQWMFGPALMACPVGEYQKYSRNVYLPKQKGWYDFYTGKHYAGGQTIVADAPFDKIPVFVPEGSILPVGPEMEWSDQKKAELIDLYVYAGKDGSYTLYEDEGTNYNYEKGKYAMIDFKYNDAQKTVTIAARKGAFDGMLQKRRFNIVLVCDKNQQGISLAKAPKGKMVKYAGKAVTVKLK